The Dasypus novemcinctus isolate mDasNov1 chromosome 12, mDasNov1.1.hap2, whole genome shotgun sequence genome includes a window with the following:
- the LOC101423768 gene encoding olfactory receptor 6C6-like yields the protein MKNQSTEIQFILVGLTDDPQLQIVIFLFLFLNYTLSLMGNIIIILLTLLDPRLKTPMYFFLRNFSFLEIIFTTVCIPRFLNTIVTRDKTISYNNCAAQLFFILLLGVTEFYLLATMSYDRYVAICKPLHYLIIMNSKVCYQLVLSSWVTGFLIIFPPLVMGLQLDFCASKVIDHFVCETSPLLQISCTDTHVRELMSFILAVVTLAVTLLLVILSYTYIMKTILKFPSAQQRSKAFSTCSSHMIVVSLTYGSCIFMYIKPSAKERVTVSKGVALLYTSVAPLLNPFIYTLRNKQVKEVFRDVLQKILCFSKN from the coding sequence atgaagaaccAATCAACAGAAATACAGTTCATTCTGGTAGGCCTGACAGATGACCCACAATTGCAAATTGTgattttcctgtttctctttctcAACTACACGTTGAGTCTGATGGGGAACATAATCATTATACTTCTCACCCTCTTGGATCCCCGTCTCAAAACCCCAATGTATTTCTTTCTCCGAAATTTCTcctttttggaaatcatattCACAACAGTGTGCATTCCCAGATTCCTGAATACCATTGTGACTAGAGACAAAACCATTTCTTATAATAATTGTGCAGCTCaattattttttatccttttactgGGAGTCACAGAATTCTACCTGCTGGCTAccatgtcctatgaccgctatgttgcCATCTGCAAACCACTGCATTACCTGATAATTATGAACAGCAAAGTGTGCTACCAACTGGTCCTCAGCTCTTGGGTAACTGGATTCCTAATCATCTTTCCCCCATTGGTCATGGGGCTCCAGTTGGATTTCTGTGCTTCCAAAGTCATTGATCACTTTGTGTGTGAAacttctcctctccttcagaTCTCATGCACAGATACACATGTCAGAGAATTAATGTCTTTTATCTTAGCTGTGGTGACACTTGCAGTCACATTGTTGTTAGTTATTCTCTCTTATACTTACATCATGAAGACGATTCTGAAATTCCCCTCTGCACAACAAAGGAGCAAAGCTTTTTCCACCTGTTCTTCCCACATGATTGTTGTCTCCTTGACTTATGGCAGCTGTATCTTCATGTATATTAAACCATCTGCAAAAGAAAGAGTGACTGTATCCAAAGGTGTAGCTTTGCTGTATACCTCAGTTGCCCCTTTACTAAATCCCTTCATTTACACTCTGAGGAACAAGCAGGTCAAAGAAGTTTTCAGGGATGTGCTACAAAAGATTTTGTGTTTTTCAAAAAACTGA